One Streptomyces umbrinus genomic window, ACGCGGACGTCGCCGGTGCCGGTGGGCCGGTGCAGGCCCTCGGCCAGAAGGTCGCGGGCGAACACCCACTCGACGGTCTCTTCGGCTCCGGTGTGGAAGGTGGCGTGCACGGCGTAGGGATCGGCCGTGTCATACCGCAGTCCTGCGGGAACAGGCAGTGAGGACTCGCTCGACACAACGAGGCGCAGGTGCAGCTCGCAGCTGACCGTGGTGTTCATAAGCGCCAGGGCCTTTCGCTCAGTGTGCGCTCGGGGATTCGCACGTCGGCGAAATCGACATGCCACCTACGGTGCCGTTGTAAACCCCTCTGAGTGTTTTGCGTGTCTTTAGGTACCTCTTCCGGCCGAGTGCTCGTTCGCGGAGTACCACCATTCCGGTGACCGGTTTCCGTCGGGTAGGGTTTGGCCGTATGAATACGGGGAGTGACGAAACGGGGGAGGCCGTCGCGGCGGCCGACGGAGCGAAGAGCGAGCCGGCGCTCGGATCCCGTGCGCCGGAATTCATCAAGGCGCGACGGGCGCTGCACCTGAGCTGGCAGGTGGGCGTGTTCATCGTGGGCCTCGCGGTCGTCGTGGCCGGCGTGATCATGCTGCCGCTGCCCGGACCGGGGTGGCTGGTGATCTTCGGCGGCATGGCGATCTGGGCGACCGAGTTCGTCTGGGCCCAGCTGGTGCTCCGCTGGACGAAGCGCAAGGTGACCGAGGCGACACAGAAGGCGCTCGATCCCAAGGTGCGGCGCCGCAACATCATCCTGACGTCCGTCGGGCTGGTGATCATCGCGGTGCTGGTCGGGATCTACGTCTGGAAGTTCGGCTTCGAGATGCCGTGGAAGATCAAGGAGTAGCAGCCCTCCGCATCCTTCGAAGGCGGTCGGAGGCACCCCCTGACATGGGGTAATCTTCTCCGTGCGCCCGGGCGATTAGCTCAGCGGGAGAGCGCTTCGTTCACACCGAAGAGGTCACTGGTTCGATCCCAGTATCGCCCACCGTGCCGGTTGGCGGCCGGATCCACAGAGCACGTGGATCCGGCCGCCAATCGCCGTTTCGGCCCGGGTCCGCGGCATGCCGAGGGCCCACCACCTGCACCCCGGGTACGTGGCCGGCTGGAGCGGGCGTTCCGGTACGTGGCCGACCGGAGGGTTCGGAGCGGACGCCTACGTGGATTCCCTGTGACGGATGTGTGTCCGGGTTCCCCGTGCAGGGCACTGGTTGGGACCTCTCGGCGAGCGCGCCCGACAGCGACCCCGTTGAGTGGCGCTGAACCCAGACGTCTCGGTGGCGGCGCCCGGCTGCGATTCCGCGAAATGGCGCTGGTCTGGGCCTCTCCGATGACGGCGCCCGCCTGAGATGCCGCGGACTGGACGCTGACCTTTGGCTTCGTGGTGGGAGTGCCCGGCCATGGTTTCGCGAGCGGCGTTGAACTCGGGCTTCACGGAGGTGCCCGGTTGTGGCCTCGCGGAGTGGCGCTGGGTCGGCGCCTGCGGAGAGGGCGCTGAACTGCGGTTTCGTGGAGTGGGCGTTGGGGCCTGGACCTCTCGGAGTGGGCGCTGAGTCCGGGCGTCGCCGAGAGGGTACGCGGACGAGATTTCCCGGAGTGGACGCTGGTCCGGGCTTCTCGGAGCGGACGCCCGGACGCGATCCTGAGGAGCGGAAGCCGGCTCGGGCCTCCAGGGGCGGACGCTGAGCCCGGGCCTCCGAAAAGGACGCTTGGCTGTGATTCTGGCGAGCAGACCTTGGGCTCGGGTCTCCCGGAGCGGACGTCGGCCTCGGCTCCCCGGTGAGGGCGTCAGCCTGCGGTCATGCGATGGGCGCCGAGTCTGGGCCCCGCTGAGGAGCCGCCCGGCCATGTTTCCGAGGGCCGGGCGCCCGACCGCGGTCATCCTGAAGTGGATGCCTGCCGGGTACTCCCGGGCGCAATGGACGCCCGACCGGAGTCCCCCACGGCCCAGCCACCGTGAACTCCCCACCCCCGGCGCACCAACCCAAGCCACCCCACCACCCCACGCACGACCGCCCCTCCTGACATCCCGCCCCACACCAAGCCCCATCAGGGGCGCGGGGAACTGCGCGACCGGCCACAACGAACCCGCACCCGAAAGCCCACACAAGCCGCCCTCACCTGAGCAACATGCCTGCTCAAGCCCCCCGGCACACGCAAACACCAGCCACCCCCACCAACCAGCCTCCCGAACGCCCCGCCACCAGCCAGCCTCCCGAACGCCCCGCCATCAGCACCCACGCAGGTCCCCGCCCCCGACACCCACCCCCGACTCCCACCACCCCACCAACTCCCCACCCCCAACCTTCACTCCACCCCCTCCCGAATCCAGCCCACCAAACCCCGTTCGACCACCCGACCAACCCCGCCCCACCTGCACACTCGCCCAGCACTCCCGCCCAACACCCCGCCACATCACCCCAGTTCAGGCCGTCGCGCCGGCGACCCCGTTCACACCGATTCCTGTCCGAATCATTGACGCCCGCTAAGACCCTCCGTACCTTGTGCCAGCAAGCGCTTACTTGAAACGATTCATGGAGCGGACGGCTACGTCGCGGGGAGGCCCGACTGTGGGAGAAAACGGGAGTGTTG contains:
- a CDS encoding TIGR02611 family protein translates to MNTGSDETGEAVAAADGAKSEPALGSRAPEFIKARRALHLSWQVGVFIVGLAVVVAGVIMLPLPGPGWLVIFGGMAIWATEFVWAQLVLRWTKRKVTEATQKALDPKVRRRNIILTSVGLVIIAVLVGIYVWKFGFEMPWKIKE
- a CDS encoding SsgA family sporulation/cell division regulator, whose amino-acid sequence is MNTTVSCELHLRLVVSSESSLPVPAGLRYDTADPYAVHATFHTGAEETVEWVFARDLLAEGLHRPTGTGDVRVWPSRSHGQGVVCIALSSPEGEALLEAPARALESFLKRTDAAVPPGTEHRHFDLDTELSHILAES